The region AGATCGGGTCGCCTTCTACAGAGGTGTCAACTTCAACGATATCAACCGGATCAGGCGGCGTGGTAGATGGCGACGGCTGAATAGTCGAAGTTGGCTTTGCCTCCCATTTTTCCATCTCTTCTTTCGCAATACCGCTACGGAGATCACATGATGTCAACATCGCGATCATCGACACAAAAGATAAAATAATGAAAGGTTTTATCTTCATCTTGAATCAAGAAGGTCTAATGCTCTTTCGATCGGCCTGGCTAAGACTGCTTTTTCTCCAACCTCAATAATTGGCCGTTGAATGATAGACGGATGTTCGACCATTGCTCTTATTATTTCTGCATCAGTTGACTCGGAGGTGATTCCAAGTCCTTTGAAATCCGGCTCAGCTCGCCGTAAAACATCATAAGGCCTTAGTCCGGTTTTCTTTAATATCGACGCCAACTTTTTCTCAGTAAAAGGGTCGATAAAATAATTGACCTTGTCGTGACCGATGCCTTTCTCAAGGAAGAGTTTTGAGAGCTTTCGGCACGTTGTACAGGTTGGTTTTTCGTAAACTGTGATCTTCATCTATTTTATACCCGTTTTATTATAGACGTCCGTGAGTGTCGAAGCGGCGACAGAGCGAGCTTTCTCCGCACCAGTCTTTAATATCGTTGTCAGCGAAGTGTCGTCGTATTGTTTTATTTTTTCCTGAAAAGGACGTAAGAACTCGACGGTTACTTCAGCGAGTTCCCCCTTGAACTGGCCGTAGCCTTTGCCTTCGAAATGTGCAACGCATTCCTCCGCAGACTTGCCCGTTAGGAGCTGGTAGATCGTCAGCAGATTCTTGATCGCAGGCCGTGTTTCGTCAAAGTTAATCTCTGTTCCACTATCAGTGACGGCACGTTTGACCTTTTTCGTGATCGTGTCGGCGTCATCAAGCAAAAAGATCGAGCCGTTAACATTCTCGTCCGATTTCGACATCTTTTTTGTCGAATCCTGCAGCGACAGAACATTCGCTCCGACTGGCGGAATGTATGGTTCTGGGATCTTAAACGTCTCGCCGAAATCGCGATTAAACCTCTCCGAAAGGTCACGCGTTAATTCGAGATGCTGTTTTTGGTCTTTGCCGACGGGAACGAGATCGGTTTGGTAAAGCAGAATGTCAGCGGCCATTAAAACTGGGTAAGTGAAAAGACCGACGCTTGCGCGGGCGACGGACTTTTGTGCCTCAGTGTCACGAAGTGATCCGAACAGTAGTTCAGTAATTCTAGGGTCTGGTTCTTTCGAGGCAAAGGCATCGATTCGGCCTCTATCATACTCATTGAGAAGATCAGCGAGCTGTGGCAGACCGGTGTTCGGAGTTCCCTTTTGGGTCTTATCTTTAAACTGCGTCATCCGTTCAAGCTCACCCATTCGGGCGACGCAGGACAGAACCCAAGTTAATTCAGCGTGTTCGGGAACGTCGGACTGAATAAAGATCGTTGCTTTTTCAGGATCGACCCCGGCGGCTAGGTATATGCGTGCGAGGTCGAGCGTTTTTTGGCGTAGAACCTTTGGGGCTTGCGGCAGAGTGATCGCGTGGAGATTTACGATACAGTAGAAACTCTCGTATTCATCCTGCAGCTCGACCCAATTGCGAAGAGCACCAAGATAATTGCCAATGTGCAGATCGCCGGTAGGCTGCGCGCCGCTAAAAATGCGTTTCTTCATAGACTAGAGTTGCAGAAGGTACCTTAATCCGTAAAAGAAAGGAGTGATAATAATCCTTAGAATACCTATATAAATAAGTGCCATAAGAATCAAAAAGCCATACTGCTCGAACAGGTTGAAAATCGGTTCCGCACTTGCCGGTAAAAAGGTCTGCAATATCTTGCTTCCGTCGAGCGGCGGAAAAGGCAACAGGTTAAATACGAAAAGCGACAGATTCAGAGTCATCAAATAACCGACGAGAATGACTACAGGATTAGTGCTGCGACCTAGAAAATCATTGACCGAAAAGCCCTGCGATATCATAACCTTAGCTATCACAAACCCGATGACCAGAAGTATCAAATTAGCCGCCACGCCTGCTATCGAAACTGAAATATTTCCCCATTTATAGTTGGTCCACTTTCGCGGATTGACCGGTGTCGGTTTTCCCCAGCCCAAAAGCGGGATCGATCCCAACGCTCCGCCCACTGAACCAAAAATAAAGGCGAGCATAGGAATCAGCAGTGTTCCGATCGGGTCTGTGTGGGCAACAGGATTTATCGTCACACGACCAAGCATGTATGCGGTATCATCACCAAATTTGTACGAGGTCCAAGCATGGCCGGCTTCGTGAACCGAGATCGCCAGCACTAGCACGACCATATAGATCACGAGGTGACTAACCAAATTCAGTACATCTATATCGCCCATATTCTTTCTATCGCAAATCTACTTTCACCGATCTAAATAAGCAATTTGATTGTCTTAACAGCTAAATTGTGACATTCTTTTAGTACAAAATAAAATCTCCATTCTGGAATTAGGCACGTCGGAAAACGCCTTTTGTTTATGAAGAATCACATCGTATGCATCGCCAGCGAATACAAGGGCACTGAGTTTCTCGAAGAGGCGCATGATGCCGGTTGGCATGTGACTTTAGTAACGAGAGAGAACCTGCTTGACTACGATTGGGGCTGGACGACGATCAATGACGTTAGAACCGTCGATGCCGAAGCTGTTCAACTGGATTACGTTCGAGCCGCTACGAATATCGCCGGTTCGATGCCGATACACCGCGTTGTCGGCCTGGACGAATTTGATGTGCTGACCGCAGCCGCCACGCGTGAGCATCTCAATCTACCCGGAATGAGCCATTCACACGCTTTGAGGTTTCGCGACAAACTGACGATGCGGAACATAGCCGATCAGGCAGGAATTCCGTGCCCCGAGTATATCGCCGCGTTTAACGAGAGTGAGATCAACGAGTTTTTGAGCAATGTTCCCGCTCCGTGGATCGTTAAACCTAGGCACGAGGTTTCGGCTTTTGGCATTCGCAAATGCGAGACGGCAGAAGAGGTTTGGCAAGTGCTGACCGACCTCGACAATCTTAATAATTGGCGCGATCATCCTTCGCAATTTTTGATCGAGCGGTTTGTAGAGGGGCGGGTTTTTCATGTTGACTCCGTCGTTGAAGGCGGCAAGGTTGTCGCCTGCGGCGTTAGCCAGTA is a window of Chloracidobacterium sp. DNA encoding:
- a CDS encoding arsenate reductase, encoding MKITVYEKPTCTTCRKLSKLFLEKGIGHDKVNYFIDPFTEKKLASILKKTGLRPYDVLRRAEPDFKGLGITSESTDAEIIRAMVEHPSIIQRPIIEVGEKAVLARPIERALDLLDSR
- the trpS gene encoding tryptophan--tRNA ligase, giving the protein MKKRIFSGAQPTGDLHIGNYLGALRNWVELQDEYESFYCIVNLHAITLPQAPKVLRQKTLDLARIYLAAGVDPEKATIFIQSDVPEHAELTWVLSCVARMGELERMTQFKDKTQKGTPNTGLPQLADLLNEYDRGRIDAFASKEPDPRITELLFGSLRDTEAQKSVARASVGLFTYPVLMAADILLYQTDLVPVGKDQKQHLELTRDLSERFNRDFGETFKIPEPYIPPVGANVLSLQDSTKKMSKSDENVNGSIFLLDDADTITKKVKRAVTDSGTEINFDETRPAIKNLLTIYQLLTGKSAEECVAHFEGKGYGQFKGELAEVTVEFLRPFQEKIKQYDDTSLTTILKTGAEKARSVAASTLTDVYNKTGIK
- a CDS encoding site-2 protease family protein, which produces MGDIDVLNLVSHLVIYMVVLVLAISVHEAGHAWTSYKFGDDTAYMLGRVTINPVAHTDPIGTLLIPMLAFIFGSVGGALGSIPLLGWGKPTPVNPRKWTNYKWGNISVSIAGVAANLILLVIGFVIAKVMISQGFSVNDFLGRSTNPVVILVGYLMTLNLSLFVFNLLPFPPLDGSKILQTFLPASAEPIFNLFEQYGFLILMALIYIGILRIIITPFFYGLRYLLQL
- a CDS encoding ATP-grasp domain-containing protein; this encodes MKNHIVCIASEYKGTEFLEEAHDAGWHVTLVTRENLLDYDWGWTTINDVRTVDAEAVQLDYVRAATNIAGSMPIHRVVGLDEFDVLTAAATREHLNLPGMSHSHALRFRDKLTMRNIADQAGIPCPEYIAAFNESEINEFLSNVPAPWIVKPRHEVSAFGIRKCETAEEVWQVLTDLDNLNNWRDHPSQFLIERFVEGRVFHVDSVVEGGKVVACGVSQYGTTPFKVSHYGGVFSSSIVPYGSDERKELETLNRALLMAFKYDRGVTHAEFLQSDATGEFFLLEVACRVGGAYIANVLEHACGFNLWREWAKLETATKENPYQLPKLHKEFAGITLALANVDEPDTSHYTDEEIVYKVNKPKHVGLIFRSEKQKRIDELITLYTDRITNDFLAVAPVKMRYDD